The sequence TGTAGTCAAAAATTTGCTCATAAGTGATAGTTTTGTTTTTGTTGTTTAAAAAGTACTCTAAAAGCTTGCTCTCGCTCTTACTTAGATGAGAAATTTCGCCATTTACATAAAGCGCTTTTTTACCAAAATCATACTCAAGCTCGTCATTTAGCCTGATAGTTGGTGTGCGTCCAACTAGCTCAAAAGCCACATCTTCAAGCGCTTTGATGAAAGATTTTTTATCGTATGGTTTTGCAAGGTATCTTGTGATCTTTAGCTCAACTGCGCGCCACAGATACTCTTGCTCGACGTGGCTTGATAAGATCACGATAGGGATTTTTTGATTGATAGCTCTTACTTTTTTAGCGATCTCAAGACCATCGATATTTGGCACGCTGATATCAAGCACCAAAACATCATACGCCCCGCTCATAGCAAGCTCAAGCGCATCAAAGCCGTCTGTGACGCCTTTAACCTCTGCGAAAAAGAGCTCCAGCGAGGCGCAGATATTTCGCAAAATCGCCTCTTCATCCTCTAGGCAAAGGACCTTTTTGTTTGATAAAACATCTAAAATATCATTCTCTTGCATACGTCATCTCATCTCTTAAGCCAAAAAGCCGACTTAAATAACACAAAATAAAAACTATTTCATAAATTTACATCATGATCGTAAGCTTAAAGTAAAAAATAGGCTCGCTACTTAAGTGATAAATTTAAAAGAAAAAGTTAAATTTAGCCAAAGATTTGGCTAAATTTATCAGGTTCTAAATTTTGAAAGGCTAGTGTTTAGATTATCAGTCATCTTTGAAAGATGAGCGGCTGCAAGCGAAATTTCATCCATGCTTTTTGAGTTTTGTTTTGAAATTTCATCGATATTTACGATGCCTTTTATCAGCTCTTCGACCTTATGTCCAGTCTCTAGATAGTCCTTCGTAGAGGTCTCATTTAAGCTAACGCTCTCGTTCATTAGCTGGTTCATATTTTCTATTTTTTCATTGATTTGGGCTGATTTTTTGCAAAGCTCGCCAGCTTTTTTAGCATTATCGCCGATGGTTTGACTTGAGTTTGAGATCGCTTCAACGATTAAATTTATAGTCGCATTTATCTCGCTTAGGCTATTTTGCGTGCGTTCAGCCAGCTGTCTAACCTCATCAGCCACGACTGCAAAGCCACGTCCGTGCTCACCTGCACGCGCTGCTTCTATGGCAGCATTTAGGGCAAGTAAATTTGTCTGATCAGCGATATCATCGATGATATTTAAGACATCTTTTACATTTTTAGCTTGATCAGCTAGGCTTTTCATCGAGCTAGCGAGTGAAATTTCGCTATTTGCAGCCTCATCTACATTTTTGCTAAGCCCCAAAACATCATTTGAGACCTCATTTATATATAGACAGGTTCTTTCAAGATTTTCTTTGCTCTTCTTAGCCTCTTCAAATGAGCTTTTTATCTCTTCTGACATGGTTTTTGCCATATTTGTCGTATCTGTGACGATTAGTGAAGATTTGTTGGTTAAATTTGTAGTTTGAGCTGAGGTTGAGGAGAGCTGCTCGGCGATAGAAGAGTTCTCATTTGCTAGCCCTTTAACGCTCTCTATAACAGATCTTAGCTCGCTTGTTAGGTCGTTTATCGAGCTTTTGATGTTTGAAATTTCATCTTTGCCACTAACCTCAAGCTTTTTAGTAAGATCGCCTCTGCCACTTTTTATCTCATCTGACATCTCGGTTAAATTTGCAACGATATTTTTTATAGGTTTGATGATCGCCCTACTTAAGATAAATAGCACGATAGCTATCAAAACAACCGTGATCAAGGCGCAAGCGATGATAAAGGTTTTTGTATTTTGGCTATTTTGCTCGTTTAACACAACCTTTGTCTTTTCTATCTCATCGGCCAAGTCATCGACGTATACACCACTTCCTAGCATCCACTTATATGGCTCAAAATTTGCAGCGTAGCCAAGCTTCTCCACTGGCTCCTCGCCCTCTTTTTTTGCCCAGCCAAATGTGACAAAACCGCCGCCTTGTTTGGCCTTTTCGATGAGCTCTTTTATAAGAAATAGCCCTTTTGGATCTTTTAAACCGATTAAATTTTTACCAACAAGCGATGGCTTTTCAGGGTGCATCAAAACAACGCCGTCATAGTCGTAGATGAAGATATAGCCAGTCTTGTCGCTAAAGAATTTTAGCTTTGAGACGACTCTAAAAATTTCTTTTTTTATCTCATCGTCGCTTAGCCCTTTTTCTTTGCCGCCATTATAAATTTCACGCATCATTTGGTTGATCGTCTCGACGTCATCTTTTAAATTTTCTTTTCTGGCATTTACCAGCTCGTCGTAGGACTTATGGGTGAAAAACTGAGTTAGATCGCTTGAAAATTTGCTATTTAAAAAGATGAGCAAACAGCTGACAAGCAAAACTGAGAAAACAAAAGTGAGAATTATCTTTGTAGATATTTTCATAGCACACATCCTTGCATTTTGGGATCTCCTAAAAATTTGTGCCATTTTATACATTCAAATCTTAATTATAAATTAACTTTTGAAATTTAAGAAAAAAAGAATAAATTTGATGAGAAAATTTACTCAAAGCCCAAAATAACGAATAAGTTACAAATATTATTATCTTAAGCTTTGAGCGTAAAAAATACGTAAAATTTAGTAGCCTTTAGTTGCCTCTGCTTCCAGGCTTAATAGCCTTGCTACCGCTCTTACAAAGCGGACAGTGCTCTGGCTCGTAAATTTCAAATTCAAAATTTCCCAAAGCAAAAAATGGCTTGTCGCTTGGCAGTTTTGCATTTGGCTTAGCTTCATTGCCTAAATTTGCAACCTTGCAAAAACCGCGATTTGCAAGTGCCGCAAAGCCAACCACCTCGCCGCCAAGGCTCTCTATCACGTGGGCTGCTTCAAGTGCCGAGCCGCCAGTTGTTATGATGTCCTCACAAACTATAAATTTCTCGCTCTTTTTTACTTCAAAGCCGCGCCTTAAGCTCATCACCCTATCAACGCGTTCAGTAAATATAAAACGCTTTTTTGCCGCGCGAGCTAACTCATATCCAGCTAAAATTCCACCAAGTGCAGGAGAACAAACGCTATCAAATTTAATGCCAAATTTCTCTATCACACGCGCTAGCTCATCTGCTAGCTTTGCAGCAAGAGCAGGGTCTTCAAGCACCTTTGCACTTTGCAGATAAAACTGCGAGTGGTTGCCACTACTTAGCAAAAAGTGCCCCTCCAAATACGCCCCAGCGTCCTTATAAATTTTCTCTAAATCCATCGCTTTTTCCTTTTAAAATTTGCCAAAAATCTTAACACATACCCACTTAAGCCACTCTTTTTAAAATTTAATAAGCCCTGCGCTTGTATAATTCTTGCACTCATACAAAAAGGACACACATGCTTCTCTTTAACCCTGTTGTTTTTAGCATTTTGGTGATGACGGTGCTATGTTTGCTGCGTTTTAACATCCTGCTTTCTATCCTCGTTTCTGCGCTTGTTGCTGGGGTTATGTATAAGCATGGTTTTAGCGGATTTGAAAGTGGTTTGGCAAGCGGTTTTGAGAGCTTTTTTACAGCTCTAAAAGAGACCACGCAAAGCCTCATAAGCGGTATGCAAGGTAACCTTGAAACCTCACTTAGCTACATTTTGCTAGGTGCTCTTGCAGCTGCCATAGCAAATACAAATTTAACAGCCATTTTGATAAATGCAATGAGTAAATTTCTTAGCTCAAACAAGGCCATTTTTACGCTAACTATCGCGTTTATCGCTTGTTTGTCTCAAAACTTGATCCCAGTTCATATAGCCTTTATACCTATCTTGATCCCGCCACTTCTTGCTCTTATGAATAAAATGGGCATAGATAGACGCGCGGTGGCTTGCGCTCTTACATTTGGACTGCAAGCGCCTTATGTGAGCATTAGCGTTGGTTTTGGTCTGCTTTTTCACAATATCCTTAAAAAAGAGCTAGCCAACAACGGCATAAACACAACCATCTCAGACATCTCATCAGTCATGTGGATAGGCGGTGCATCGATGTTTGTGGGGCTCATCTTAGCCATACTTTTTTATAGTAAAAAAAGGATTTATAAAACTTCTAAATTTGAAAAAGCCGAGCTTGATGAGATCGAGCGTGCAAAAAGCCTTGAGATGACTAAAAAAGAGTGGGCGGTCTTAGCTGGTGCGGTTGTCGCCTTTGTCGTGCAAATTTACACTTCGCTCTTGCCACTTGGCGCGTTACTTGGACTTTTGGTAATGGTTGTTTTTGGAGGCATCGAATACAAAAAAGTAGATAAGATCATGGATAATGGCCTTGCTATGATGGGCTTTATCGCATTTATCATGCTTGTTGCTGCAGGATATGGCACTATTTTAAGAGAGAGTGGCGGTATAGACGAGCTTGTAAAATACGCTAGCTTGGTATCTGGCGGCAAGATAGGCGGAGCATTTTTGATGCTACTTATCGGACTTTTAGTCACGATGGGCATAGGCACTAGCTTTGGAACTATCCCTATCTTAGCCTCTATCTACGTGCCACTTTGCCTTAGCCTTGGCTTTGGCGTGCCAGCTATCATCTTGCTAGTTGGTATAGCAGCAGCTCTGGGCGACGCTGGAAGCCCAGCAAGCGACAGCACACTTGGACCAACGAGCGGTCTAAATGCTGATGGTGAGCACAACCACATATATGATACTTGCGTGCCTACATTTGTATTTTTTAACATCCCACTTATCATCGGTGGCATCGTAGGAGCCATGATACTTGGATAAATTATGATAGATAAAAACAACCAAAATTATATAAGGAGTAAAAATGATAGGTATGCTAGTTACCGAAGAGACACCACAGATCACTCAAATTTTACAAAAAGCGGTTCAAGAGATAAAACGAATAAACCCTCATGCAAGGGTTGAATTTGTAGATTATAACGACTACTATATAAATAAAGAAAATGAACAAAATTTAAAAGAGCTGATCGCAAAGCATAGACGTGGCGAACTTAAATATTGCACTCTTGATGATAT is a genomic window of Campylobacter concisus containing:
- a CDS encoding response regulator transcription factor, which produces MQENDILDVLSNKKVLCLEDEEAILRNICASLELFFAEVKGVTDGFDALELAMSGAYDVLVLDISVPNIDGLEIAKKVRAINQKIPIVILSSHVEQEYLWRAVELKITRYLAKPYDKKSFIKALEDVAFELVGRTPTIRLNDELEYDFGKKALYVNGEISHLSKSESKLLEYFLNNKNKTITYEQIFDYIWDYEQPTKEAIKTIVKELRRKLGKDVIKNLYGVGYLCEI
- the pyrE gene encoding orotate phosphoribosyltransferase; this translates as MDLEKIYKDAGAYLEGHFLLSSGNHSQFYLQSAKVLEDPALAAKLADELARVIEKFGIKFDSVCSPALGGILAGYELARAAKKRFIFTERVDRVMSLRRGFEVKKSEKFIVCEDIITTGGSALEAAHVIESLGGEVVGFAALANRGFCKVANLGNEAKPNAKLPSDKPFFALGNFEFEIYEPEHCPLCKSGSKAIKPGSRGN
- a CDS encoding Na+/H+ antiporter NhaC family protein, whose amino-acid sequence is MLLFNPVVFSILVMTVLCLLRFNILLSILVSALVAGVMYKHGFSGFESGLASGFESFFTALKETTQSLISGMQGNLETSLSYILLGALAAAIANTNLTAILINAMSKFLSSNKAIFTLTIAFIACLSQNLIPVHIAFIPILIPPLLALMNKMGIDRRAVACALTFGLQAPYVSISVGFGLLFHNILKKELANNGINTTISDISSVMWIGGASMFVGLILAILFYSKKRIYKTSKFEKAELDEIERAKSLEMTKKEWAVLAGAVVAFVVQIYTSLLPLGALLGLLVMVVFGGIEYKKVDKIMDNGLAMMGFIAFIMLVAAGYGTILRESGGIDELVKYASLVSGGKIGGAFLMLLIGLLVTMGIGTSFGTIPILASIYVPLCLSLGFGVPAIILLVGIAAALGDAGSPASDSTLGPTSGLNADGEHNHIYDTCVPTFVFFNIPLIIGGIVGAMILG